A genomic stretch from Aedes albopictus strain Foshan chromosome 2, AalbF5, whole genome shotgun sequence includes:
- the LOC115262246 gene encoding microfibril-associated glycoprotein 4-like, with protein MDKNLKIVSSLLMICSSLLCIELLVTFVIQQNGRSSFGYESLLSRIELLTNEIKAMNVDMKSRTDMMNEKVMEKLDRLETTLIKRFDNMENVKLDKFESIKNDINQHINQTCLRNVDQKNDSEAFYDKLASQMSKVQNTVEATKTDLALIKSLVPPESCKHLSSTLSGQFQLRPFKDENTIEVYCEQAAFGGGWLVFQRRFDGSVDFFRNWTQYRNGFGDVGGEFWLGLEQLHQLTKDRRFELIVELEANDSDVLFARYDDFAIGSEKEMYSLKGLGNFTGTARDALSYHRGRSFSTSDRETENCSYNYATGCMSGWWYSCGFKSDLNQPYVLTKGNIIHWAGFPYKEGIKSTKMMIREIQ; from the exons AtggataaaaatttgaaaatagttTCTTCTTTGTTAATGATCTGCAGTTCTCTACTCTGCATCGAATTACTCGTGACATTCGTAATTCAACAGAACGGTCGGAGTAGTTTTGGATACGAATCACTGCTTTCGAGGATCGAATTACTTACGAACGAGATCAAGGCGATGAACGTGGACATGAAATCTCGGACTGATATGATGAATGAAAAAGTTATGGAGAAGCTAGATCGACTCGAGACAACCCTCATTAAACGTTTCGACAACATGGAAAATGTCAAGCTTGACAAATTTGAAAGCATTAAAAATGACATCAATCAGCATATCAATCAAACATGTTTAAGAAATGTGGATCAGAAGAATGATAGTGAAGCTTTTTACGACAAATTAGCCAGCCAAATGAGTAAAGTACAAAATACAGTTGAAGCTACGAAGACCGATTTGGCGCTAATCAAGAGTTTGGTTCCTCCGGAATCGTGTAAGCATCTATCGTCTACCTTGTCTGGACAGTTCCAGCTACGACCCTTCAAAGATGAGAACACGATCGAAGTTTACTGCGAGCAGGCAGCGTTCGGTGGTGGCTGGTTGGTGTTTCAGCGCCGTTTCGATGGGTCTgtggatttcttccggaactggACACAGTACAGGAATGGGTTTGGAGATGTTGGCGGTGAATTCTGGCTTGGGTTGGAACAGCTGCATCAGTTGACCAAAGACAGAAGATTCGAGCTGATTGTGGAGTTAGAGGCGAACGATTCTGATGTGTTGTTTGCAAGGTACGATGATTTTGCAATAGGCAGTGAAAAAGAAATGTATTCCCTGAAAGGACTTGGGAACTTTACTGGAACCGCTCGCGATGCTTTGAGTTATCACAGAGGAAGAAGTTTTTCAACAAGCGATAGAGAGACCGAAAACTGCTCGTACAACTACGCGACCGGTTGTATGAGTGGTTGGTGGTATAGCTGTGGCTTTAAGAG TGATCTCAATCAACCATATGTTTTGACGAAAGGAAACATTATTCATTGGGCCGGATTTCCTTATAAAGAAGGCATAAAATCTACCAAAATGATGATACGTGAAATACAGTAA